A genomic window from Caldalkalibacillus uzonensis includes:
- the yabQ gene encoding spore cortex biosynthesis protein YabQ — MSLDTQLLTMLHMVGAGLFLGASFDTYFRLRGPARRSIVYMVQDVLFWLLNGMVVFLWLKGINHGEVRLYIFMAIALGYAMYRSMLQTYYLRVLNTVINVAITTYRWTVKLLTVLIVLPIRFIFKVLLAVLVFSGSLFIGIGQSIYRFLRWGGLFLFGCGQKIRGLWKIREPNEAAADATEKKEKRSVIKKGFLFRMANKWLRRK; from the coding sequence TCAACTGTTGACGATGCTCCATATGGTGGGAGCAGGTCTCTTTTTGGGGGCCAGTTTTGACACCTATTTTCGCCTGAGAGGGCCAGCCCGGCGTTCTATTGTGTACATGGTCCAGGATGTGCTGTTCTGGCTGTTGAACGGCATGGTGGTCTTTTTGTGGCTGAAGGGGATTAATCACGGAGAGGTTCGCCTGTATATCTTTATGGCTATCGCCCTGGGCTATGCTATGTACCGCAGTATGTTGCAAACATACTACTTGCGCGTGTTAAATACGGTGATTAACGTGGCCATCACCACCTACCGTTGGACGGTGAAACTGCTGACAGTTTTGATCGTACTGCCCATTCGGTTTATCTTCAAGGTATTGCTTGCGGTATTGGTTTTCAGCGGAAGCCTCTTCATTGGGATCGGACAATCGATTTACCGTTTTTTGCGTTGGGGAGGGTTGTTCCTGTTTGGCTGTGGTCAAAAAATAAGGGGGTTATGGAAGATACGTGAGCCAAACGAGGCGGCAGCGGATGCCACTGAGAAAAAAGAAAAAAGGTCTGTGATAAAAAAAGGATTTCTCTTCCGGATGGCGAATAAATGGTTGAGGAGAAAATAA
- a CDS encoding septum formation initiator family protein, whose product MRSQSPWKPYSSHRDVVLPASRTEPAPNHTQQPRPAKAKRWRMKVVGLLLVVFLIWASVKWWEQQQMLQEMEAELNMLQVKVNEAEERQVELETEINRLHDPEYIAEIARRDYFLSRQGETIFKISD is encoded by the coding sequence ATGCGATCACAATCACCATGGAAACCTTATTCGTCCCACCGGGATGTGGTCCTCCCTGCCTCGCGGACGGAGCCTGCGCCAAACCATACACAACAGCCCCGGCCTGCCAAGGCTAAACGGTGGCGGATGAAAGTTGTGGGCCTGTTGTTGGTGGTGTTTTTGATCTGGGCCTCTGTGAAGTGGTGGGAGCAGCAGCAGATGTTGCAAGAGATGGAAGCGGAATTGAATATGTTGCAAGTTAAAGTGAATGAAGCAGAAGAGCGGCAAGTGGAGCTAGAGACAGAGATTAACCGCTTGCACGACCCGGAATATATTGCCGAAATTGCCCGCCGCGATTATTTTTTGTCCCGTCAAGGGGAAACCATTTTTAAAATCAGCGACTAA
- a CDS encoding S1 domain-containing RNA-binding protein, translating to MSAVEVGSKLEGKVTGITNFGAFVELPDGVTGLVHISEIADQYVKDVNDFLKVNDIVKVKVINVEENGKIGLSIKQAQDQKPKSRASSRRRDNFEDKISKFLRESEDRLMSLKRQMDTKRGGRGSRR from the coding sequence ATGTCAGCAGTTGAAGTAGGCAGCAAGCTTGAAGGAAAAGTGACCGGGATTACCAACTTTGGGGCTTTTGTGGAGCTGCCAGATGGTGTCACGGGTCTTGTACACATCAGTGAAATTGCCGACCAATATGTCAAAGATGTCAATGATTTTCTAAAGGTTAACGACATTGTCAAAGTTAAGGTGATCAATGTCGAAGAAAACGGAAAGATTGGGCTGTCCATTAAACAAGCCCAAGATCAGAAGCCCAAATCCAGAGCATCATCCCGGCGCAGAGATAACTTTGAAGACAAAATTTCCAAATTTTTAAGAGAAAGTGAAGACCGCCTGATGTCTCTAAAGCGCCAGATGGATACTAAACGAGGTGGTCGGGGCTCAAGGCGATGA
- the spoIIE gene encoding stage II sporulation protein E, with amino-acid sequence MRKLEPSFSHFLTQATAEKKGGLERLRMLALKLKQGLYKHWGLAIFVAGFLLGRALIIGELAPFVIPFIAVVYHLRRDKLLLASLSTLLGALSHELASPFKVLMAILFFVGLQKVLERWHKGALSYTPIAVFIAVLLVNLGFAYVQEWTGYVVLMAAVEALLSLVLTLIFVQSIPLITHRKRKTPLRNEELVCLVILLASLMTGTVGWVVMDLSLEHVLSRYAILVFALAAGGAIGATVGVVTGIILSLANVEAMLEMSLLAFSGLLGGLLKEGKKIGVALGLLIGTLLMGLYIGETGLWATFYESVVAIMLFFLTPKSVFATISKYIPGTPEHASMQQDYMKRLRDVTAKKVEQFSDLFQQLAKSFSAQPMEQDEEKLRHVDLLLSQVTENTCQVCFKKEQCWKTKFQDTYQLMGKLVDQIEDHGEPSPSLGKEWSHHCVKAHKVTELVEAEVEKYKTYLKYKKLCQESRRLVADQLSGVSTVMSNFAREIKREGEGHHVQEQVVLDALEEVGLSIRYVDIISLDEGNVDIELSLPLAYGREECEKIVVPLLSGLVGEPIMVDKEESVFEAGGYCKVRLISAKRFKLSTGVASAAKGGGLLSGDSFNTMAIGPGKYALAIADGMGNGERAHEESKETLTLLQHILQSGIEETVAIKSINSILSLRSPEEVFSTLDLAVVDLHTAHTKFIKIGSTPSFIKRGNQCFTIAAHNLPIGILQEIDVDVVSEQLKAGDLLVMVTDGIYDAPRHIENKERWMRRLIAEIETTDPQEVADLLLEKVIRFSQGQILDDMTVVVAKVERNIPEWSTISLAHIPKLRKTKGELLAST; translated from the coding sequence ATGCGCAAACTGGAACCAAGTTTTTCCCATTTCTTGACACAGGCCACAGCAGAAAAGAAGGGAGGGTTGGAGCGGCTGCGAATGCTCGCGCTCAAACTAAAGCAAGGTTTGTATAAACACTGGGGATTGGCCATCTTTGTCGCAGGCTTCTTGTTAGGACGGGCTTTGATTATCGGTGAGCTTGCTCCGTTTGTCATTCCATTTATTGCTGTGGTCTATCATTTACGCCGGGACAAGCTCTTGTTGGCCTCACTCAGTACCCTCTTGGGCGCGCTTAGCCATGAACTGGCTTCTCCGTTTAAAGTGCTGATGGCCATTCTATTCTTTGTGGGGCTGCAAAAAGTGCTGGAACGCTGGCACAAAGGTGCGTTAAGTTACACACCAATCGCTGTCTTTATCGCAGTTTTATTGGTTAATCTCGGTTTTGCTTATGTGCAGGAGTGGACAGGCTATGTCGTCTTGATGGCTGCTGTGGAAGCTTTGCTCAGTTTGGTTTTAACCCTCATTTTTGTGCAGAGTATTCCGTTAATCACCCACCGGAAGAGGAAAACGCCGTTAAGAAACGAAGAGCTGGTTTGTCTGGTTATTTTGCTGGCCTCACTGATGACTGGAACGGTAGGTTGGGTAGTGATGGACCTTTCCCTGGAACACGTCTTGTCCCGGTATGCCATTTTAGTTTTTGCCCTGGCTGCGGGTGGGGCAATCGGAGCGACTGTGGGTGTGGTAACCGGGATTATCCTTAGCCTGGCTAACGTAGAGGCCATGCTGGAAATGAGCTTGTTGGCCTTTAGCGGTTTGTTGGGCGGTCTGTTAAAAGAGGGCAAGAAAATTGGTGTGGCCCTGGGTCTTTTAATCGGCACATTACTGATGGGCTTGTATATAGGGGAGACAGGGTTATGGGCCACATTTTATGAATCGGTTGTGGCCATTATGCTCTTTTTCTTGACACCTAAATCTGTGTTTGCCACGATATCTAAATATATTCCGGGAACACCTGAACACGCTTCCATGCAACAAGATTACATGAAGCGTCTGCGGGACGTGACAGCCAAGAAAGTCGAGCAGTTTTCTGATTTGTTTCAGCAGCTGGCTAAAAGCTTTTCTGCCCAACCTATGGAGCAGGATGAGGAGAAGCTCCGTCATGTGGATCTGTTGTTAAGTCAAGTAACGGAAAATACGTGCCAGGTGTGTTTTAAGAAAGAGCAGTGTTGGAAAACCAAGTTTCAGGACACCTATCAGCTGATGGGCAAGTTAGTTGACCAGATAGAAGATCATGGGGAGCCTTCACCATCCTTGGGCAAAGAGTGGAGCCACCATTGTGTCAAAGCACATAAAGTGACAGAATTGGTGGAAGCTGAGGTGGAGAAATATAAAACCTATCTGAAATACAAGAAACTGTGTCAGGAGTCCAGGCGGCTGGTGGCTGACCAATTGTCTGGAGTGTCCACTGTGATGAGCAACTTTGCCCGGGAAATCAAACGGGAAGGAGAGGGTCATCATGTGCAGGAACAGGTGGTATTGGATGCCTTAGAGGAAGTGGGGTTGTCCATTCGTTATGTAGATATTATTTCACTGGATGAAGGCAATGTGGACATTGAGCTGAGCCTGCCCTTGGCTTACGGGCGGGAAGAATGTGAAAAAATTGTGGTTCCCCTTCTTTCCGGTCTTGTGGGCGAACCGATTATGGTGGATAAAGAAGAGAGTGTATTTGAAGCGGGGGGCTATTGCAAGGTGCGCCTTATCTCAGCCAAACGTTTCAAGTTGTCAACGGGGGTTGCCAGTGCAGCCAAGGGAGGCGGTCTTTTGTCCGGTGACAGTTTCAATACGATGGCCATTGGTCCGGGGAAGTATGCGCTGGCCATTGCTGACGGGATGGGCAATGGGGAGCGTGCCCATGAGGAGAGTAAAGAAACCCTGACCCTCCTGCAACATATCTTACAGTCGGGCATCGAAGAAACGGTAGCTATTAAATCGATTAATTCCATCCTTTCCTTGCGTTCTCCGGAAGAAGTGTTTTCAACCCTTGATCTGGCTGTTGTGGATCTGCACACGGCACACACCAAGTTTATTAAGATCGGCTCTACACCAAGCTTTATCAAGCGCGGAAACCAGTGTTTCACCATTGCCGCCCATAATTTGCCCATAGGGATCTTACAAGAAATAGACGTGGATGTGGTCAGTGAACAGTTAAAGGCAGGGGATTTGCTGGTGATGGTGACGGACGGGATTTATGATGCACCACGCCATATTGAAAATAAAGAGCGGTGGATGAGACGCTTGATTGCTGAGATCGAGACAACAGATCCGCAGGAAGTGGCAGATCTATTGCTGGAAAAAGTGATCCGGTTCTCCCAAGGTCAAATCTTGGATGACATGACGGTTGTTGTGGCCAAAGTGGAGCGCAATATACCAGAATGGTCTACCATTTCGCTGGCCCACATCCCCAAATTGAGAAAGACAAAAGGAGAGCTGCTAGCTTCAACATAA
- a CDS encoding vWA domain-containing protein, giving the protein MSEGTLKQILLITDGCSNEGKDPVAVAAMAREQQITVNVIGILDDGQLGEQGIREVQEIAAAAGGIHQVVYSRELPKTVQMVTRQAMTQTIQQVVNKELQQILGREQSVEALPPDKRGQVVEVVEHLGETLALDVLILVDTSASMKNKIPAVKQALRDLKLSLQSRTGENRFSLWTYPYAGGYAYKHMDFSTELDALDRAFGQLTAQGTTPTGPALEEVLYYFTGLTLSKRRDDDDEGMLRRYVF; this is encoded by the coding sequence ATGAGCGAAGGAACATTAAAACAAATCTTGTTAATCACGGATGGTTGTTCAAATGAAGGTAAAGACCCTGTGGCCGTGGCCGCCATGGCCAGGGAACAGCAGATAACAGTGAATGTGATTGGCATTCTTGATGACGGGCAATTGGGTGAGCAGGGCATTAGGGAGGTACAGGAGATTGCCGCAGCAGCTGGAGGCATCCATCAGGTAGTATACAGCCGCGAGCTGCCTAAAACGGTGCAGATGGTGACCCGTCAGGCGATGACACAAACAATCCAGCAGGTTGTTAATAAGGAATTGCAACAGATTTTGGGACGGGAACAAAGTGTGGAAGCCCTCCCGCCAGATAAGAGAGGACAAGTGGTGGAAGTAGTGGAACATCTGGGTGAAACGCTGGCTTTGGATGTGCTTATATTAGTCGATACCAGCGCTTCCATGAAAAACAAAATCCCAGCTGTTAAACAAGCGTTGCGGGATTTGAAACTATCATTGCAATCCAGGACAGGAGAAAACCGTTTTTCGTTGTGGACCTACCCCTATGCCGGTGGTTACGCCTATAAACATATGGACTTTTCCACTGAACTGGACGCTTTGGACAGGGCTTTTGGCCAATTGACAGCCCAAGGAACCACGCCGACCGGGCCGGCTTTGGAGGAAGTGCTGTACTATTTTACTGGCCTCACCTTGTCCAAGAGGCGGGATGATGATGATGAAGGGATGTTACGCCGCTATGTTTTCTGA
- a CDS encoding serine/threonine protein kinase, with protein MMMKGCYAAMFSDPERIAGKWNGRVYRVKKELGRGANGVVYLVNHQGQSLALKVGRDTFSLTSEVNVLKHFQKAQGQVLGPSLYDVDDWASREGLRPFYVMNVIEGDPLLCFIKDRGEEWLPVLVVQLLGFLDQLHQQGWVFGDLKPEHLLVTGHPPRLAWFDAGGVTRIGRAIKEYTELYDRGSWGMGDRKAEPGYDLFSVALIVMHCVRGKPLVPGPHPVHTLEQALQETEHLLPYQGIVRRALSGRYSSAREMRQDWLMAWRKLHQGRLKTKQKGRAGRKRSTLAGASSAVKQQRGKKRSFLKRLGKVISFLCVSSFLIFLFALYLFYQAL; from the coding sequence ATGATGATGAAGGGATGTTACGCCGCTATGTTTTCTGATCCTGAGCGGATTGCAGGGAAGTGGAATGGGCGGGTGTATAGGGTAAAAAAGGAATTGGGCAGGGGCGCCAACGGTGTTGTTTATTTGGTGAATCACCAGGGGCAATCCTTGGCATTGAAAGTGGGCCGTGACACGTTTTCTCTTACATCAGAAGTGAATGTTTTGAAGCATTTTCAAAAAGCCCAAGGACAAGTCCTTGGGCCTTCCCTTTATGATGTGGACGACTGGGCCAGCAGGGAAGGGCTCCGGCCGTTCTATGTGATGAATGTGATTGAAGGGGATCCTCTGCTTTGTTTTATTAAAGACCGGGGAGAGGAATGGTTGCCAGTTTTGGTTGTACAGCTCTTGGGGTTTCTGGATCAGTTACATCAACAAGGGTGGGTGTTCGGAGACTTGAAACCGGAACATTTGTTGGTCACAGGACATCCACCCCGTTTGGCTTGGTTTGATGCCGGCGGTGTCACCCGTATCGGACGGGCCATAAAGGAGTATACGGAATTGTATGACCGCGGATCGTGGGGCATGGGTGACCGCAAAGCAGAACCGGGATACGATTTGTTTAGTGTAGCACTGATTGTGATGCACTGTGTCAGGGGCAAGCCTTTAGTTCCAGGCCCGCACCCTGTACACACCCTGGAGCAAGCTTTACAAGAGACAGAGCATCTGCTTCCTTATCAGGGGATTGTCCGGCGGGCATTGTCAGGTCGGTACAGCTCAGCCAGAGAGATGAGGCAGGATTGGCTGATGGCCTGGCGGAAACTGCACCAGGGGCGACTAAAGACTAAACAAAAGGGCAGAGCGGGGCGCAAGAGGAGCACCCTGGCTGGGGCCAGTTCAGCAGTGAAGCAGCAGAGAGGTAAAAAACGTTCATTTCTGAAACGATTGGGCAAAGTGATCTCTTTTCTGTGTGTCTCATCTTTTCTGATCTTTTTGTTTGCTCTATACTTATTCTATCAGGCGTTATAG
- the tilS gene encoding tRNA lysidine(34) synthetase TilS has protein sequence MTTIKEYQLLVQGDRILVAVSGGPDSMMLLHWLWRFKTKWGLELIAVHLNHQLRGRDADLDQAYVEKMCATWGIPCVAEKRDVARYAQENSLSKQVAARECRYALFEQVARLQKCNKVAVAHHADDQVETVLMRLIRGTGPAGLSGMRPKRALAEFHSLTGCELIRPLLALSKREIERYCQVFELNPRLDHTNLTDDDTRNWIRHHLVPKMKELNPNLSCVIQDMSHLVAEDDDYLTELAKQKVDHIIDQGEDQHIRLKLPELRQLPLPLQRRVILLLLNYLSGDHHWKKVHIDSILKLAKREAGHQKLYLPEGINVERHYDLLLVHKRGPTHTDPRFQFCYEISAPGTYQWAELPFSLIIEKRPRNLHRPVDRGKQENAQGDIYQADFDAADLHFPLLIRNRRAGDKMQPLGMKGHKKVKDIFIDSKIPRYQRELWPIILDQQGVLWIPGLKRSDRAKVTEQTQELYVLTMKMREGFWC, from the coding sequence TTGACAACAATTAAGGAATATCAACTATTAGTGCAGGGCGATCGGATCTTGGTTGCTGTCTCCGGAGGTCCTGATTCTATGATGCTGCTGCACTGGTTATGGCGCTTTAAGACAAAGTGGGGTCTTGAATTGATCGCGGTCCACCTCAACCATCAGCTCCGCGGCAGAGATGCTGACCTCGATCAAGCCTATGTGGAAAAGATGTGTGCCACATGGGGCATTCCTTGTGTCGCTGAAAAGCGGGATGTAGCCCGTTACGCCCAGGAAAACAGCCTGAGCAAGCAGGTTGCCGCCCGGGAATGCCGCTACGCTCTATTTGAGCAAGTGGCCCGTTTACAGAAGTGTAACAAGGTGGCTGTTGCCCACCATGCTGATGATCAAGTTGAAACGGTGCTGATGCGCCTCATCCGGGGAACAGGACCCGCTGGTCTGTCCGGTATGCGCCCCAAACGTGCTCTGGCAGAGTTTCATTCCCTGACCGGATGTGAGCTGATTCGGCCCTTACTCGCTTTGTCCAAGAGGGAGATTGAGCGCTACTGCCAGGTATTTGAACTAAACCCCCGTTTGGATCACACCAATCTGACAGATGATGATACGCGTAACTGGATCCGCCATCATCTTGTCCCCAAAATGAAAGAGTTGAATCCCAATCTGTCCTGTGTAATCCAAGATATGAGCCACCTTGTCGCTGAGGATGATGACTATTTGACCGAGCTGGCCAAGCAGAAAGTGGATCACATTATCGACCAGGGTGAGGACCAACACATTCGTCTCAAGCTGCCTGAGCTGCGCCAGTTACCTCTTCCTTTACAAAGGCGAGTGATTTTACTACTATTAAATTATCTGTCTGGTGATCATCACTGGAAAAAAGTTCATATTGACAGTATTTTGAAGTTGGCCAAGAGAGAAGCGGGGCATCAAAAGCTGTATCTTCCTGAGGGTATTAATGTGGAGCGTCATTATGATTTGCTGCTGGTCCACAAGCGTGGGCCCACTCATACTGATCCCCGGTTTCAGTTTTGTTATGAGATATCTGCTCCAGGTACATATCAATGGGCTGAGCTGCCTTTCAGTTTGATAATCGAAAAGCGGCCTCGAAATTTGCACCGGCCTGTGGACAGGGGTAAGCAGGAAAACGCTCAAGGTGACATCTATCAGGCCGATTTTGATGCAGCAGATCTGCACTTTCCTCTGCTCATACGCAATCGCAGGGCCGGTGATAAGATGCAGCCGTTGGGGATGAAGGGTCACAAAAAGGTGAAAGATATTTTTATTGACAGCAAAATACCCCGATACCAACGTGAGCTATGGCCGATTATTCTTGATCAGCAGGGTGTGCTCTGGATTCCCGGGCTTAAGCGGTCAGACAGGGCCAAAGTAACTGAACAGACACAGGAGTTATATGTGCTGACGATGAAAATGAGGGAGGGTTTTTGGTGTTAG
- the hpt gene encoding hypoxanthine phosphoribosyltransferase, which produces MLEDIKEVLITEEQIAHKVKELGSKLAEEYRDKNPLVICVLKGAAPFMTDLVKHMNIHLEMDFMDVSSYGNRTESSGEVKIIKDLNTTVQGRHVLIVEDIIDSGLTLKYLVDLLRHRKAESVKIVTLLDKPHRRKVDLKPDLTGFEVPDEFVVGYGLDYAERYRNLPFIGVLKPEVYTAE; this is translated from the coding sequence GTGTTAGAGGATATTAAAGAAGTACTGATCACGGAAGAGCAAATCGCCCACAAAGTAAAGGAACTGGGGAGCAAGCTGGCGGAGGAATACCGGGATAAAAATCCGCTGGTCATCTGTGTATTAAAGGGCGCCGCACCGTTTATGACCGATCTTGTCAAACATATGAACATCCATTTGGAAATGGACTTTATGGATGTGTCAAGTTACGGCAACCGGACTGAATCATCGGGGGAGGTTAAAATCATCAAGGATTTAAATACCACTGTGCAGGGGCGGCATGTACTGATAGTGGAAGATATCATTGACAGCGGATTGACCTTAAAATATCTGGTTGACCTGTTGCGTCATCGCAAAGCCGAATCGGTTAAAATTGTCACTTTGCTGGATAAGCCTCACCGGCGCAAAGTGGACTTGAAACCCGACCTGACCGGTTTTGAAGTGCCAGATGAGTTTGTAGTGGGCTATGGTCTGGACTACGCCGAGAGATATCGTAATCTACCCTTTATCGGGGTATTGAAACCAGAGGTGTACACCGCCGAATAA
- the ftsH gene encoding ATP-dependent zinc metalloprotease FtsH, giving the protein MSRFFRNTAFYLLIFLVVVGLFSFLSDNREEAQEINYHQFIQYLEDGRVDKLHVQADRGVWYIEGEYESAVGDTTRFYTYAPMNFNEVIERINQAGVNLTYEPAPGDPIWLTFFTTLIPFLLIFILFFFLMSQAQGGGNKVMNFGKSKAKLIQEDKKKVTFKDVAGADEEKQELEEIVQFLKDPRKFSQLGARIPKGVLLVGPPGTGKTLLGRAVAGEAGVPFFSISGSDFVEMFVGVGASRVRDLFENAKKNAPCIIFIDEIDAVGRQRGAGLGGGHDEREQTLNQLLVEMDGFEANEGIIIMAATNRPDVLDPALLRPGRFDRQITVDRPDIRGRVEVLKVHARNKPLATDVDLEVIAKRTPGFAGADLENLLNEAALLAARRNKKEISMTEVDDAIDRVIAGTEKRSRRVSEKERKIVAYHESGHTIAGYFLPNADLVHKVTIVPRGQAGGYMVPIPKEERFIYTEPELKDRIAGLLGGRVAEEIVFGEVSVGATDDFRKATGLARRMVTEFGMSKLGPLQFGESQGQVFLGRDIGHERNYSEQIAYEIDQEVRRIINEQYERCKELLIKYRDKLEQVAQTLLEVETLTADQIKEVIETGKLSSKPFVDKEKQSQESRQPETDHNGGATEAKEDVKVHIHSKKEEAYRPQDKQETVQPDEPEHKDQPKKEE; this is encoded by the coding sequence ATGAGTCGTTTTTTCCGGAATACCGCTTTTTACTTGCTTATTTTTCTCGTTGTTGTCGGCTTATTCAGTTTTTTGAGCGATAACCGGGAAGAAGCGCAAGAAATTAATTATCATCAGTTTATCCAATATTTGGAGGATGGGCGCGTCGACAAGCTGCATGTTCAAGCCGATCGCGGTGTGTGGTACATCGAAGGGGAATATGAGAGCGCAGTCGGGGATACAACCCGTTTTTATACATACGCTCCAATGAACTTTAACGAAGTCATTGAACGGATTAACCAAGCGGGTGTCAACTTAACTTATGAACCTGCCCCTGGTGACCCGATCTGGTTAACTTTTTTTACTACATTAATCCCGTTCCTGTTAATATTCATTTTGTTTTTCTTCCTGATGAGCCAGGCCCAGGGTGGCGGCAATAAAGTGATGAACTTTGGCAAGAGCAAAGCCAAGCTGATTCAGGAAGATAAGAAGAAAGTCACTTTCAAAGATGTGGCTGGTGCAGATGAAGAAAAACAAGAACTGGAAGAAATTGTACAATTCCTGAAGGATCCTCGCAAATTTTCCCAGCTTGGGGCTCGCATTCCTAAAGGTGTGTTACTGGTTGGCCCCCCGGGGACCGGTAAAACCTTGCTCGGGCGAGCAGTGGCGGGAGAAGCGGGTGTTCCCTTTTTCAGTATTTCAGGCTCTGATTTCGTGGAGATGTTTGTTGGTGTAGGGGCCTCCCGGGTGCGTGATTTGTTTGAAAACGCCAAGAAAAATGCGCCGTGTATCATTTTTATTGATGAGATTGATGCGGTCGGCCGCCAGCGCGGGGCTGGTTTGGGCGGCGGTCATGACGAGCGGGAGCAGACGCTAAACCAGTTACTGGTTGAAATGGACGGTTTTGAAGCCAATGAAGGGATTATTATTATGGCAGCGACTAACCGTCCTGACGTGTTAGACCCTGCTCTCTTGCGCCCAGGCCGATTTGACCGGCAAATTACGGTGGATCGTCCGGACATTAGAGGGCGCGTGGAAGTGCTCAAAGTCCACGCTCGCAACAAGCCTCTGGCTACAGATGTTGATCTTGAGGTGATCGCTAAGCGCACACCCGGCTTTGCGGGAGCTGATTTGGAAAACTTGCTCAATGAAGCGGCCCTTTTGGCTGCTCGCCGCAATAAAAAGGAGATCAGTATGACTGAGGTGGATGATGCCATTGACCGGGTCATTGCTGGGACTGAGAAGCGCAGCCGCCGGGTCTCCGAAAAGGAACGGAAAATTGTGGCCTATCACGAGTCAGGGCACACCATTGCTGGTTACTTCTTGCCCAATGCGGATCTGGTGCACAAAGTGACGATTGTTCCCCGTGGGCAGGCTGGCGGCTATATGGTGCCGATTCCCAAAGAAGAACGCTTTATTTATACCGAACCTGAATTAAAAGACCGGATTGCCGGTTTGCTGGGCGGACGTGTCGCTGAAGAGATTGTTTTTGGCGAAGTGAGCGTAGGCGCCACTGACGACTTCCGCAAAGCAACAGGGCTCGCCCGGCGGATGGTGACCGAGTTCGGTATGAGTAAATTGGGGCCACTGCAATTTGGCGAGTCCCAGGGCCAGGTGTTCCTGGGCAGAGATATCGGCCATGAGCGCAATTATTCCGAACAAATTGCCTATGAAATTGATCAGGAAGTACGCCGCATTATTAATGAACAATACGAACGATGCAAAGAATTGTTGATTAAGTACCGCGACAAGCTGGAACAGGTTGCCCAAACCTTACTTGAAGTTGAAACATTGACTGCTGATCAAATCAAAGAAGTGATTGAAACGGGTAAGCTGTCCAGCAAGCCGTTCGTAGATAAAGAGAAACAATCCCAAGAGAGCAGGCAACCGGAAACAGACCACAATGGAGGGGCAACTGAGGCGAAAGAGGATGTTAAAGTCCACATTCACTCCAAAAAAGAGGAAGCGTACCGCCCCCAAGACAAACAAGAAACGGTGCAGCCTGATGAACCGGAGCACAAGGATCAACCCAAAAAAGAGGAATAA
- a CDS encoding type III pantothenate kinase, whose translation MIFVIDVGNTNIVLGVYQQDQLTHHWRINTHKQQTEDEYGMLVKGLFREAGLSPLDVRGIIISSVVPSLMFALERMCTKYFKQTPLVVGPGLKTGLAIQYENPKEVGADRIVNAVAALEEYTPPLIIIDFGTATTFCYVDEKGHYLGGAIAPGVQISTEALYQYASKLPRIELKFPRRVIGRNTVEAMQAGILYGYVGQVDGIIETMMEEKSQQPTIIATGGLAEIIAQKSTYIQHVDPFLTLKGLYLLYQRNR comes from the coding sequence ATGATTTTTGTCATCGATGTTGGCAATACCAATATTGTACTGGGTGTTTATCAACAAGACCAATTGACTCATCACTGGAGGATTAATACACACAAACAGCAAACGGAAGATGAATACGGCATGTTGGTCAAAGGATTGTTTCGCGAGGCAGGCCTTTCTCCCTTGGATGTACGCGGCATTATCATTTCTTCCGTTGTGCCGTCGCTCATGTTTGCTTTGGAACGTATGTGTACCAAGTATTTTAAGCAAACCCCGCTGGTAGTGGGCCCAGGGTTAAAAACCGGACTGGCCATTCAGTATGAAAATCCCAAAGAGGTTGGGGCGGACAGGATTGTCAATGCAGTGGCTGCTTTGGAAGAGTATACGCCTCCCCTAATTATTATTGACTTTGGTACGGCCACCACCTTTTGTTATGTAGATGAAAAGGGACATTATTTAGGAGGGGCGATTGCACCTGGTGTGCAGATCTCAACCGAAGCGTTATATCAGTATGCCTCCAAGCTGCCCCGTATTGAACTTAAATTTCCCCGGCGGGTAATCGGCCGCAACACGGTGGAGGCCATGCAAGCCGGCATTTTGTACGGTTATGTGGGACAAGTGGACGGCATTATTGAAACGATGATGGAAGAAAAAAGCCAGCAGCCTACGATCATTGCTACTGGGGGATTAGCAGAGATTATTGCCCAAAAATCAACCTACATTCAGCACGTGGATCCTTTTCTAACCTTAAAAGGCTTGTATTTGTTGTATCAGCGCAACAGGTGA